The following are from one region of the Stigmatella ashevillena genome:
- a CDS encoding diguanylate cyclase — MRSALIAEPSPPVSTALRKFLESAGYEVGIVSTSGEALREFRARSPGILLASQSASLDGEALCRQVKEESPDIPVLLLYMPEEEHPEQRSVGAGADAFLVGPLKRTTVVMCVGLLFQLFEARAAVQATPPGEAPEEAEAPNRRTDAASSPDFEFLKRLLLMEVKRSRRYRYPISLLLLEMDRLSEHLAPLGPSRRTAVLAEILALFVEAMRDIDVTVPISEGRFVSFMPHTAKDGALMVAERLRQRVKTLAPLPDLTLSMGLSVFEPTAARGQTQVSFGNLMRDASEALRKAQAAGGDRVEFSERAKLEPRDKPQEG, encoded by the coding sequence ATGCGCTCCGCACTCATTGCCGAGCCCTCGCCCCCGGTCTCCACGGCGCTTCGAAAGTTCCTGGAGAGCGCGGGCTATGAAGTGGGCATCGTCAGCACCTCGGGCGAGGCGCTGCGCGAGTTCCGCGCGCGCTCACCCGGGATTCTGCTGGCCTCCCAGAGCGCCTCTCTCGACGGGGAAGCGCTCTGCCGCCAGGTGAAGGAGGAGTCGCCGGACATTCCGGTGCTCCTGCTGTACATGCCGGAGGAGGAGCACCCCGAGCAGCGCTCAGTCGGCGCGGGCGCGGACGCCTTCCTGGTGGGGCCGCTCAAGCGCACCACGGTGGTGATGTGCGTGGGGCTGCTGTTCCAGCTCTTCGAGGCACGGGCCGCCGTTCAGGCCACTCCCCCCGGGGAGGCTCCAGAAGAAGCAGAGGCCCCGAACCGGCGCACGGACGCGGCCAGCTCACCGGACTTCGAGTTCCTCAAGCGGCTGCTGCTGATGGAGGTGAAGCGCAGTCGGCGCTACCGCTATCCCATCTCCCTGCTGTTGCTGGAGATGGACCGCCTGTCCGAGCACCTGGCCCCGCTCGGCCCCTCACGGCGCACCGCGGTGCTCGCGGAGATTCTGGCGCTGTTCGTCGAGGCGATGCGCGATATCGACGTCACCGTCCCCATTTCCGAGGGCCGGTTCGTCTCCTTCATGCCTCATACGGCGAAGGACGGCGCCTTGATGGTGGCCGAGCGGCTTCGCCAGCGGGTGAAGACGCTGGCGCCCTTGCCGGACCTGACCCTGTCCATGGGGTTGTCCGTGTTCGAGCCCACGGCGGCCCGGGGGCAGACCCAGGTCAGCTTCGGCAACTTGATGAGGGATGCCAGCGAGGCGCTTCGCAAGGCCCAGGCCGCGGGCGGGGACCGGGTGGAGTTCAGCGAACGGGCCAAGCTGGAGCCCCGGGACAAGCCTCAGGAGGGATAG
- a CDS encoding SixA phosphatase family protein has protein sequence MRIFLVRHGDADAEIPEGLGDEARALTAKARANTALHFASLAERMGPISLILTSPLVRTVQTSQILSAATKHEGLLRVHRCLLPDMPVGAVEPVLAEHADQNLVLVGHQPSMGALAAHLLGMQSFPKQVNPGTVIALERSEEAGAPLKFLFYAAPGHPVLDVIQ, from the coding sequence TTGAGGATTTTCCTGGTAAGGCACGGCGATGCGGACGCAGAGATCCCCGAGGGACTCGGCGACGAGGCGCGCGCGCTGACCGCAAAGGCCCGCGCCAACACTGCCCTGCACTTCGCGTCGCTGGCGGAGCGCATGGGCCCCATCTCCCTCATTCTGACGAGCCCGCTGGTCCGAACGGTCCAGACCTCGCAAATCCTCTCGGCCGCGACGAAGCACGAGGGCCTGCTCCGGGTGCACCGGTGCCTGCTGCCCGACATGCCCGTGGGCGCCGTGGAGCCTGTCCTCGCCGAGCACGCGGACCAGAACCTCGTGCTCGTGGGGCACCAGCCCTCCATGGGGGCCTTGGCGGCGCACCTGCTGGGCATGCAGTCCTTCCCCAAGCAGGTCAACCCCGGCACGGTCATCGCCCTGGAGCGCTCCGAGGAAGCAGGCGCCCCGCTGAAGTTCCTGTTCTACGCGGCCCCCGGCCACCCGGTTCTCGACGTCATCCAGTGA
- the frr gene encoding ribosome recycling factor, which produces MANEDVLKELKGRIDKTLDDLKRELSKVRTGRASTAILDGIRVDYYGTPTPLAGVANVNAPEPRLITIKPFDKSVLKDIEKAIREANLGINPMNDGEMIRLPFPPLTEERRKDIAKQVKSKGEEHKVAIRNIRRDANEVLKEKLKAKTLTEDENKRTSEKVQKETDAGVTKVDEIIAAKEKEVMSV; this is translated from the coding sequence ATGGCGAATGAAGACGTGCTGAAGGAGTTGAAGGGCCGGATCGACAAGACGCTCGATGACCTCAAGCGCGAACTGTCCAAGGTGCGCACCGGGCGGGCCAGCACCGCCATCCTGGACGGCATCCGGGTGGATTACTATGGCACGCCGACGCCTCTGGCGGGCGTGGCCAACGTGAATGCCCCGGAGCCTCGCCTCATCACCATCAAGCCTTTTGACAAGAGCGTCCTCAAGGACATCGAGAAGGCCATCCGGGAGGCCAACCTGGGCATCAACCCCATGAATGATGGGGAGATGATTCGCCTCCCGTTCCCTCCGCTCACCGAAGAGCGCCGCAAGGACATCGCCAAGCAGGTGAAGTCCAAGGGTGAAGAGCACAAGGTCGCCATCCGCAACATCCGCCGGGACGCCAACGAGGTGCTCAAGGAGAAGCTGAAGGCGAAGACCCTCACCGAGGACGAGAACAAGCGGACGTCGGAGAAGGTCCAGAAAGAGACCGACGCGGGCGTGACCAAGGTCGACGAAATCATCGCGGCCAAGGAAAAGGAGGTCATGTCCGTCTGA
- a CDS encoding FAD-dependent oxidoreductase, with the protein MTSSSPALTLGLPGFTFEDLYRPRGLRRLAERFDTWLAEREPELRQAFDAYRASGGKSVSGPAESELLIRVSRHVGAFLARLFNIDTETEGLARRLTGELPLFDFKRDFITRRVFKKGAPDRPTLAEYPSLDARMRLLLQLGFPETVAQGDLERGLAESILTLMDLERVFSKALPTARQAHEPELRARWASLRAALVSTPEGTAAFGSSLVTQGEDAAELQAVRALLSLADRWTYARALHPELKELFHLWPTHRIPKPLVFDQLVSLHRPDPQLPEIAESPEHHLRHRDGFKLTDRRGTQRDVMNEVDYCVICHEREKDSCSKGFKAKDPVAEGHTYKKNPLGIPLTGCPLDERISEVHALKREGLSVGALAMVMLDNPMCPGTGHRICNDCMKACIFQKQEPVNIPLAETSTLTDVLELPWGFEIYGLLSRWNPINVRRPYALPYIGRNALVVGLGPAGYTLAHYLLNEGFGVTGVDGLKIEPFPDELVGRNGKTLQPIRDWRALTRELDERVLEGFGGVSEYGITVRWDKNFLTLIHLTLARRENLHIYGGVRFGGTLTIDDAWALGFDHIAIAAGAGRPTIIGMKNNLIRGIRKASDFLMALQLTGAFKKDSLANLQVQLPAIVIGGGLTGIDTATELMAYYPVQVQRILERHEQLTAELSEETVLARLDAEERLTYQTFLEHGRAVRAEREKALAEGRSPDFIQLVRGWGGVSLVYRRSLTESPAYRLNHEEVVKALEEGIRFIERMSPTEALPDASGAVRAIRFERMVTQDGKLKGSGEFFELPAKTVCVAAGTSPNVTYEKEYPGTFLLDSNKEYFQGFELEEAGTSFALKPVPAREDLDAPVGFFTSYQKAGRFISFYGDNHPTYAGNVVKAMASAKDGYPQVARLFASEVAALDFSDEVAQGQREARLSAHFAKLDEALSATIVAVNRLTPTIVEVVVKAPFAASHFEPGQFYRLQNFERLAPVVDGTRLTMEGLALTGAWVDKEKGLMGTIVLEMGSSSRLCAALRPGESVVLMGPTGTPTEIAHNETVVLVGGGLGNAVLFSIARSLKAAGCRVVYFAGYRQKIDSFKQNEIEAGTDQIIWSVDGGDLIESRRPQDSSFRGNVVQAMLAYAQGQLGPQPVISLNEVDRIIAIGSDRMMRAVQEARHGVLQPFLKPGHEAIGSINSPMQCMMKEICAQCLQKHVDPRTGKETWVFSCYNQDQNLDQVDFVNLNQRLRGNTVMEKVSDVFLARLLQKAPQLKRV; encoded by the coding sequence ATGACCTCCTCCAGCCCCGCGTTGACCCTGGGCCTCCCTGGGTTCACTTTCGAGGACCTTTATCGTCCACGGGGGCTGCGTCGGCTCGCGGAGCGCTTCGATACCTGGCTGGCCGAGCGTGAGCCCGAGCTGCGCCAGGCCTTCGACGCCTACCGCGCCTCCGGCGGAAAGAGCGTCTCGGGCCCCGCCGAGTCCGAGCTCCTCATCCGCGTCTCCCGCCACGTCGGCGCCTTTCTGGCCCGCCTCTTCAACATCGACACGGAGACCGAGGGCCTGGCCCGCCGTCTGACGGGGGAGCTGCCCCTGTTCGACTTCAAGCGCGACTTCATCACCCGCCGGGTCTTCAAGAAGGGTGCCCCGGACCGCCCGACCCTCGCGGAGTACCCCTCGCTGGATGCCCGGATGCGGCTGCTGCTCCAGTTGGGCTTTCCGGAGACCGTGGCGCAGGGAGACCTGGAGCGGGGACTGGCCGAGTCCATTCTCACGCTGATGGATCTGGAGCGCGTCTTCTCGAAAGCCCTGCCCACCGCGCGGCAGGCCCACGAACCCGAACTGCGGGCCCGGTGGGCCTCGCTGCGGGCCGCGCTCGTGTCCACGCCCGAGGGGACAGCCGCCTTCGGCTCCAGCCTCGTCACCCAGGGAGAAGACGCGGCGGAGCTTCAGGCCGTGCGCGCCCTGCTCTCGCTGGCGGACCGCTGGACGTACGCGCGCGCGCTGCACCCGGAACTCAAAGAGCTGTTTCACCTCTGGCCCACGCACCGCATCCCCAAGCCCCTCGTCTTCGACCAGCTCGTCTCGCTGCACCGGCCCGATCCCCAGCTTCCCGAGATCGCCGAGAGCCCCGAGCACCACCTGCGCCACCGGGATGGGTTCAAGCTCACCGATCGCCGCGGCACCCAACGCGACGTGATGAACGAGGTGGACTACTGCGTCATCTGCCACGAGCGCGAGAAGGACTCCTGCTCCAAGGGCTTCAAGGCGAAGGACCCGGTGGCCGAGGGGCACACCTACAAGAAGAACCCGCTGGGCATTCCCCTCACTGGCTGTCCTCTGGACGAGCGCATCTCCGAGGTCCACGCCCTCAAGCGTGAAGGACTCTCGGTCGGAGCGCTGGCCATGGTGATGCTGGACAACCCCATGTGCCCGGGCACCGGTCACCGCATCTGCAATGACTGCATGAAGGCATGCATCTTCCAGAAGCAGGAGCCGGTGAACATCCCCCTGGCGGAGACCTCGACCCTCACGGACGTGCTGGAGCTGCCCTGGGGATTCGAAATCTACGGGCTCCTGTCGCGGTGGAATCCGATCAACGTCCGAAGGCCGTATGCGCTGCCCTACATCGGCCGCAACGCGCTGGTGGTGGGCCTGGGCCCTGCGGGCTACACGCTGGCGCACTACCTGCTCAACGAGGGCTTCGGCGTCACCGGCGTGGACGGCCTGAAGATCGAGCCCTTCCCCGATGAGCTGGTGGGCCGCAACGGCAAGACGCTCCAGCCCATCCGGGACTGGCGGGCCCTCACCCGCGAGTTGGACGAGCGGGTGCTGGAGGGCTTCGGCGGGGTGTCCGAGTACGGGATCACCGTGCGCTGGGACAAAAACTTCCTCACCCTCATCCACCTGACGCTGGCCCGGCGGGAGAACCTGCACATCTACGGCGGCGTGCGCTTCGGTGGCACCCTCACCATCGATGATGCCTGGGCGCTGGGCTTCGACCACATCGCCATCGCCGCGGGCGCGGGCCGCCCCACCATCATCGGGATGAAGAACAACCTCATCCGAGGCATCCGCAAGGCGAGCGACTTCCTGATGGCGCTGCAACTCACGGGCGCGTTCAAGAAGGACTCGCTGGCCAACCTCCAGGTGCAGCTGCCGGCCATTGTCATCGGCGGAGGCCTGACGGGCATCGACACGGCCACCGAGCTGATGGCGTACTACCCGGTGCAAGTGCAGCGCATCCTGGAGCGCCACGAGCAGCTGACCGCGGAGCTGAGCGAGGAGACCGTTCTGGCGCGGCTGGACGCGGAGGAGCGCCTCACCTACCAGACGTTCCTGGAGCACGGCCGCGCGGTGCGCGCCGAGCGCGAGAAGGCGCTCGCGGAAGGCCGGAGCCCGGACTTCATCCAGTTGGTGCGCGGCTGGGGCGGCGTGAGCCTCGTCTACCGCCGCAGCCTCACCGAGTCCCCCGCCTACCGCCTCAACCACGAGGAGGTGGTGAAGGCGCTCGAGGAGGGCATCCGCTTCATCGAGCGGATGAGCCCCACGGAGGCCCTGCCGGACGCGAGCGGCGCGGTGCGCGCCATCCGCTTCGAGCGCATGGTGACCCAGGACGGCAAGCTCAAGGGCAGCGGCGAGTTCTTCGAGCTGCCCGCGAAGACCGTTTGTGTGGCCGCGGGCACCTCGCCCAACGTGACCTACGAGAAGGAGTACCCGGGGACCTTCCTGCTCGACAGCAACAAGGAATACTTCCAGGGCTTCGAGCTGGAAGAGGCCGGCACCTCCTTCGCGCTGAAGCCCGTCCCCGCCCGCGAGGACCTGGATGCCCCGGTGGGCTTCTTCACCTCGTACCAGAAGGCGGGCCGCTTCATCTCGTTCTACGGGGACAATCACCCCACCTACGCGGGCAACGTGGTGAAGGCCATGGCGAGCGCCAAGGATGGCTATCCACAGGTGGCCCGCCTCTTCGCTTCGGAGGTCGCGGCGTTGGACTTCTCGGACGAGGTGGCCCAGGGCCAGCGCGAGGCACGGCTCTCCGCCCACTTCGCGAAGCTGGACGAGGCGCTCAGCGCCACCATCGTGGCCGTCAACCGCCTCACCCCCACCATCGTGGAGGTGGTGGTGAAGGCCCCGTTCGCCGCCAGCCACTTCGAGCCGGGACAGTTCTACCGGCTCCAGAACTTCGAGCGGCTGGCGCCCGTCGTGGACGGAACGCGGCTGACGATGGAGGGCCTTGCCCTCACCGGCGCCTGGGTGGACAAGGAGAAGGGGCTGATGGGGACCATCGTGCTGGAGATGGGCTCCTCCTCGCGCCTGTGCGCCGCGCTGCGGCCCGGCGAGTCCGTGGTGCTCATGGGGCCGACCGGCACGCCCACGGAGATCGCCCACAACGAGACCGTGGTGCTGGTGGGCGGCGGACTGGGCAACGCGGTGCTCTTCTCCATCGCCCGCTCGCTGAAGGCCGCGGGCTGCCGCGTCGTCTACTTCGCCGGCTACCGGCAGAAGATCGACAGCTTCAAGCAGAATGAGATCGAAGCGGGGACGGACCAGATCATCTGGTCCGTGGATGGTGGAGATCTCATCGAGTCCCGGCGTCCGCAGGACTCCAGCTTCCGGGGCAATGTCGTCCAGGCGATGCTCGCCTATGCACAGGGGCAACTGGGCCCCCAGCCCGTCATCTCCTTGAACGAGGTGGACCGCATCATCGCCATCGGCTCGGACCGGATGATGCGCGCGGTCCAGGAGGCCCGCCACGGCGTGCTCCAGCCCTTCCTCAAGCCCGGCCACGAGGCCATCGGCTCCATCAACTCGCCGATGCAGTGCATGATGAAGGAGATCTGCGCCCAGTGCCTCCAGAAGCACGTGGATCCCCGCACGGGCAAGGAGACTTGGGTCTTCTCCTGCTACAACCAGGACCAGAACCTGGACCAGGTGGACTTCGTCAACCTGAACCAGCGCCTGCGCGGCAACACGGTGATGGAGAAGGTATCGGACGTCTTCCTGGCCCGGCTGCTCCAGAAGGCGCCTCAGCTCAAGCGCGTCTGA
- a CDS encoding glycosyltransferase family 4 protein — protein MAVHQLIPSFVAGDATGQAALHLQLLLRRMGHFGEIHAAEVGAGLESLAQPLEALSPGPEDLVLYHHGIASPLSGHLMHLPCRRGVIFHNISPARFYAGTPLAEALVSGRAQLAALAPCVDVSIGVSDFNTAELRAAGHSNLHTVPLFIEPERFSAASADPTWLRDLEGPAPAVLSVSRVAPHKRFEDLIALHAELLRLRPQARLLLVGGYEPGSRYFKSLQRAAQGLTGVHFLGRLNHAALVAAYRSAQLFVSMSEHEGFGVPLIEAMAAEVPVLAFGAAAVPETLGGAGIAFDQKHFSFLAELVVEVSENRPLRERILKGQARRLEAFSAERSQQALEKALATVSPSRHAPRRGTAKPKRPRVAIVVQRYGEVTGGAERHAQQVAEHLAPHWNLTLLTTCAKNHLSWENVFPAGEDRVEGLPVVRFPVTRTRHIRPFNGLSRQVFDRPNERLREEHWVAEQGPLCPGLLAHLASTAGTYDGYLFFTYLYAPTVWGLPLVASRSMLVPTAHDEPPLRFGVYADVFERPRVLMCNTPEEVALIGRFYPDHARARVVGVGVDRPASEAARFRQKYGVSRNYLLYVGRLEPGKGIPELLSHHRALQERYQDAPDLVLAGEANMELGGKGVHYVGRVSEQDKHDALAGALAVVVPSRFESLSLLTLEAFAQGTPVLVNGHSEVLAGQVARSKAGRTYTDLESFITGLREVGEQHKALGRKGLAYAKRHGWPQVVEAYREEMDLIIQEKRR, from the coding sequence ATGGCGGTCCATCAGTTGATTCCCAGCTTCGTCGCGGGCGACGCCACCGGTCAGGCCGCGCTGCACCTCCAGCTGCTGCTGCGCCGCATGGGCCACTTCGGTGAAATCCATGCCGCCGAGGTGGGCGCGGGACTGGAATCCCTGGCCCAGCCCCTGGAAGCGCTGAGCCCCGGCCCCGAGGATCTCGTCCTCTACCACCACGGCATCGCCTCACCGCTGAGCGGCCACCTGATGCACCTGCCCTGCCGCCGGGGCGTCATCTTCCACAACATCAGCCCCGCGAGGTTCTACGCGGGCACTCCCTTGGCCGAGGCGCTCGTCTCGGGCCGTGCCCAGCTCGCCGCGCTGGCGCCCTGCGTGGACGTGTCCATCGGTGTCTCGGACTTCAACACGGCGGAGCTGCGCGCCGCGGGCCACTCGAACCTCCACACCGTTCCCCTCTTCATCGAGCCAGAACGCTTCTCCGCGGCTTCGGCGGACCCCACCTGGCTCAGGGACTTGGAGGGCCCCGCTCCGGCCGTGCTGAGCGTGAGCCGCGTGGCCCCTCACAAGCGCTTCGAGGACCTGATCGCCCTGCATGCGGAGCTCTTGCGGCTGAGGCCCCAAGCCCGGCTGCTGCTGGTGGGCGGCTATGAACCGGGGAGCCGCTACTTCAAGTCTCTCCAGCGCGCCGCGCAGGGGCTGACCGGCGTGCACTTCCTGGGGAGGCTGAATCACGCGGCGCTGGTGGCGGCCTACCGCTCCGCGCAGCTCTTCGTCTCCATGAGCGAGCACGAGGGGTTCGGCGTTCCGCTCATCGAGGCCATGGCCGCCGAAGTCCCCGTGCTCGCCTTCGGCGCCGCCGCCGTCCCGGAGACGCTGGGGGGCGCGGGCATCGCCTTCGACCAGAAGCACTTCTCCTTCCTCGCAGAACTGGTGGTGGAGGTGAGCGAGAACCGCCCCCTGCGAGAGCGGATCCTGAAGGGCCAGGCCCGGCGCCTCGAGGCCTTCTCGGCCGAGCGCAGCCAACAGGCACTGGAGAAGGCCCTTGCCACGGTGTCCCCCTCGCGCCACGCTCCCCGTCGCGGGACAGCGAAGCCGAAACGTCCTCGTGTGGCCATCGTGGTCCAGCGCTACGGCGAAGTGACCGGAGGCGCCGAGCGCCACGCCCAACAGGTGGCCGAGCACCTTGCCCCCCATTGGAACCTCACCCTGCTCACCACCTGCGCGAAGAACCACCTCTCGTGGGAGAACGTCTTCCCCGCCGGAGAGGATCGCGTGGAGGGGCTGCCCGTGGTGCGCTTCCCGGTGACGCGCACACGCCACATCCGCCCCTTCAATGGCCTGTCACGTCAGGTCTTCGATCGCCCCAACGAGCGGCTGCGCGAGGAACACTGGGTGGCCGAGCAGGGCCCCCTCTGCCCAGGGCTGCTGGCGCACCTGGCCTCCACGGCGGGCACTTACGACGGCTACCTCTTCTTCACATATCTGTACGCACCCACGGTCTGGGGACTTCCCCTGGTGGCCTCCCGCTCGATGCTGGTGCCCACCGCGCATGACGAGCCCCCGCTGCGCTTCGGCGTCTACGCGGATGTTTTCGAGCGGCCCCGGGTGCTCATGTGCAACACCCCCGAGGAGGTGGCCCTCATCGGCCGCTTCTACCCGGACCATGCCCGCGCCCGGGTGGTGGGGGTGGGGGTGGACCGCCCCGCCTCGGAGGCCGCGCGCTTCCGCCAGAAGTACGGCGTGAGCCGCAACTACCTGCTTTACGTGGGGCGGCTGGAGCCGGGCAAAGGCATCCCCGAGCTGCTCTCGCACCACCGGGCCCTCCAGGAGCGCTACCAGGACGCACCGGACCTGGTGCTCGCGGGCGAGGCGAACATGGAGTTGGGCGGCAAGGGCGTGCACTACGTGGGCCGGGTAAGCGAGCAGGACAAGCACGACGCCCTGGCCGGAGCCCTCGCGGTGGTGGTGCCCTCGCGCTTCGAGAGCCTCTCGCTGCTGACCCTGGAGGCCTTCGCGCAGGGCACGCCCGTGCTCGTCAACGGGCACTCGGAAGTGCTGGCTGGCCAGGTGGCTCGCAGCAAGGCGGGCCGGACCTACACGGACCTGGAGTCCTTCATCACCGGCCTGCGGGAAGTGGGCGAGCAGCACAAGGCCCTGGGACGCAAAGGGCTGGCCTATGCGAAGCGCCACGGATGGCCCCAAGTGGTGGAGGCTTACCGGGAAGAGATGGACCTCATCATCCAGGAGAAGCGCCGATGA
- the cyaY gene encoding iron donor protein CyaY, with the protein MMDEARYNQLVAAVFKRMLSAADGIDPDVLEADVTGDMLTLTASSREKCIVNTQRAVRQMWVAGKSQGIHFSYEEGTGTWKDDKGRGLELFSFVAEVVRDISGADFTYPS; encoded by the coding sequence ATGATGGACGAAGCCCGCTACAATCAGCTCGTCGCGGCCGTCTTCAAGCGGATGCTCTCCGCCGCGGATGGCATTGATCCCGATGTCCTCGAGGCGGATGTCACCGGGGACATGCTCACCCTCACCGCGTCCTCGCGGGAGAAGTGCATCGTCAACACCCAGCGCGCTGTCCGGCAGATGTGGGTGGCGGGCAAGAGCCAGGGCATCCACTTCTCTTATGAAGAGGGCACCGGCACCTGGAAGGACGACAAGGGCCGGGGGTTGGAGCTCTTCTCCTTCGTCGCCGAGGTGGTCCGCGACATCAGCGGCGCGGACTTCACCTATCCCTCCTGA
- a CDS encoding class I SAM-dependent methyltransferase, with protein MLFQWPMRSAEQLLRAYGDVEDPLYVAEKDNRYRTFRRVLKEMGPGQGRSLLDVGAYCGYFLDVAREGGFRPEGLELSRWAAEHARALGFTVHGRPLRELVARGSTYDVVTLWDVVEHFADPREELAMAFQLVRPGGRLYLSTIDVSSLVARLLGGRWPWLMDMHLFYFGRATLSMLLEEVGFRVVGVKTYTHIISADYLLRKLAASFQPAAPVLGGLRRLVPHRWSVPFNLGDNMLMAAERP; from the coding sequence ATGCTCTTCCAGTGGCCCATGCGCTCCGCGGAGCAGCTACTGCGGGCCTACGGAGACGTCGAGGATCCGCTCTACGTCGCCGAGAAGGACAACCGGTACCGGACGTTCCGGCGGGTCCTGAAGGAGATGGGGCCTGGGCAGGGAAGGAGCCTGCTCGATGTGGGGGCCTACTGCGGGTACTTCCTGGACGTGGCCCGGGAGGGTGGCTTCCGGCCCGAGGGGCTGGAGCTGTCCCGCTGGGCCGCCGAGCATGCTCGGGCGCTCGGCTTCACCGTGCACGGTCGGCCGCTGAGGGAGCTGGTGGCGCGGGGCAGCACCTACGACGTGGTGACGCTCTGGGACGTGGTGGAGCACTTCGCCGATCCCCGCGAGGAGCTCGCCATGGCCTTTCAGCTCGTGCGCCCCGGAGGTCGCCTCTATCTGTCCACCATTGATGTGAGCAGCCTCGTGGCGCGCCTGCTGGGCGGACGGTGGCCCTGGCTGATGGACATGCACCTGTTCTACTTCGGCCGCGCCACGCTCTCGATGCTCCTGGAGGAAGTGGGATTCCGGGTCGTAGGGGTGAAGACCTACACCCACATCATCTCCGCCGACTACTTGTTGCGGAAGCTGGCGGCGAGCTTCCAGCCCGCGGCGCCCGTGTTGGGGGGGCTTCGGCGGTTGGTGCCCCACCGTTGGTCGGTCCCCTTCAACCTGGGCGACAACATGCTGATGGCCGCTGAGCGGCCCTGA
- the moeB gene encoding molybdopterin-synthase adenylyltransferase MoeB, which translates to MAPSFRDILSSTKKEIREVQVESVKQQLDARRAFKLIDVREGDEYAAGRLPGALSIPRGFLELRIEEKVGRDEELVLYCAGGTRSALAAKTLQDMGYTHVSSMAGGYSRWHDASFPVEKPVVLSAEQKERYRRHLAIPEVGEEGQARLLKAKVLLMGVGGLGSPAALYLAAAGVGTLGIIDMDVVDLSNLQRQVIHTRERAGQPKTESALEAIRSLNPDVKVIPFQERLTSENVLRILEPFEMVLDGGDNFPTRYLLNDACVMLGKPNIHGSIYRFEGQVTSFVPGKGPCYRCLYPRPPPPDLAPSCAEAGVLGVLPGIIGLLQATEALKLILGVGEPLVGRLLNFDALETRFQQLKLRRDPACPVCREGAQVELIDYEQFCAPPM; encoded by the coding sequence ATGGCGCCCTCATTTCGAGACATCCTGTCCAGCACGAAGAAGGAGATCCGCGAGGTGCAGGTCGAGAGCGTCAAGCAGCAGCTCGACGCGAGGCGCGCCTTCAAGCTCATCGACGTGCGGGAAGGGGACGAGTACGCCGCCGGGCGCTTGCCGGGCGCCCTCTCCATCCCGCGCGGCTTCCTGGAACTGCGCATCGAGGAGAAGGTCGGCCGCGACGAGGAGCTCGTGCTCTATTGCGCGGGAGGCACCCGGTCGGCGCTCGCCGCCAAGACGTTGCAGGACATGGGCTACACGCACGTCTCTTCGATGGCGGGAGGCTACAGCCGCTGGCATGACGCGTCCTTTCCGGTGGAGAAGCCGGTCGTGCTGTCCGCCGAGCAGAAGGAGCGCTACCGGCGGCACCTGGCCATTCCCGAGGTGGGGGAAGAGGGGCAGGCCCGCCTCTTGAAGGCGAAGGTGCTGCTCATGGGGGTCGGCGGACTGGGCTCCCCAGCGGCCCTCTATCTGGCGGCGGCCGGCGTGGGGACGCTCGGCATCATCGACATGGATGTGGTGGACCTCTCCAATCTCCAGCGTCAGGTCATCCACACCCGCGAGCGGGCCGGCCAGCCGAAGACCGAGAGCGCCCTGGAGGCCATCCGGTCCCTCAACCCGGACGTGAAGGTCATTCCCTTCCAGGAACGGCTGACGTCCGAGAATGTCCTGCGCATCCTCGAGCCCTTCGAGATGGTGCTGGATGGCGGAGACAACTTTCCCACCCGCTACCTGCTCAACGATGCGTGCGTGATGTTGGGCAAGCCGAACATTCACGGATCCATCTACCGGTTCGAAGGGCAGGTGACGTCGTTCGTTCCGGGCAAGGGGCCTTGCTACCGCTGCCTGTACCCGCGTCCCCCTCCGCCCGATCTGGCGCCTTCGTGCGCCGAAGCGGGGGTGCTCGGGGTGCTTCCCGGCATCATCGGCCTGCTCCAGGCCACCGAGGCCCTCAAGCTCATCTTGGGGGTGGGCGAGCCGCTCGTGGGGCGGCTGCTCAACTTCGATGCCTTGGAAACGCGCTTCCAGCAGTTGAAGCTCCGGCGTGACCCGGCGTGCCCGGTCTGCCGCGAAGGGGCTCAGGTAGAGCTCATCGACTACGAGCAGTTCTGCGCGCCCCCGATGTGA